From a region of the Paenibacillus sp. R14(2021) genome:
- a CDS encoding aspartyl-phosphate phosphatase Spo0E family protein yields the protein MGSELKSIVEKIESLKESLNNAAAQNRFNLTDHALLQLSQKLDELIMEYHRILK from the coding sequence ATGGGATCCGAGCTCAAGTCAATTGTTGAAAAAATTGAATCACTTAAAGAATCTCTCAACAACGCCGCGGCTCAAAACAGATTTAATTTAACAGACCATGCTTTGTTACAACTCTCTCAAAAACTAGATGAATTAATTATGGAATATCATCGGATACTTAAGTAA
- a CDS encoding HD-GYP domain-containing protein, translated as MDDVLLDSQSLFLQLFSMYKGDQEWEKGKALFVSMNCRDPETANHSLVVAFIAYHLTINIRLPSCNAERMFLAGLLHDIGKLSMPDSILKSSQRLNVEERTLVVEHVKVGHDALKQLDFGSDILHFCYSHHERLDGSGYPHGSANQSEIGCIAAISDIYSALRLPRRYRSNCLSDKEIIEFLLQYDDQFNRNYTCLLKSFLNNRSDIPKERKVLIGNSK; from the coding sequence ATGGACGATGTTTTGCTGGACTCTCAATCTTTGTTTCTTCAGTTGTTCAGTATGTACAAAGGTGATCAGGAGTGGGAGAAAGGCAAGGCGCTGTTCGTTTCCATGAATTGCCGTGATCCGGAAACCGCGAATCATTCCCTGGTTGTTGCATTTATTGCCTACCACTTAACCATAAACATTCGTCTTCCCTCCTGTAATGCAGAACGGATGTTTCTCGCAGGTTTGCTGCATGACATAGGAAAGTTGTCAATGCCGGATAGTATTTTGAAATCATCACAACGTCTGAACGTTGAAGAAAGAACGTTGGTTGTTGAACATGTGAAGGTCGGGCATGACGCGTTAAAACAACTTGACTTCGGTTCGGATATCCTTCATTTTTGCTACTCACACCATGAAAGACTTGATGGCAGCGGCTACCCTCATGGCTCCGCGAATCAAAGTGAAATTGGGTGTATTGCGGCTATCTCCGATATCTATTCAGCATTAAGGTTGCCGCGAAGATACCGCTCAAATTGTCTAAGCGACAAAGAGATTATTGAATTTTTGCTTCAATACGATGATCAATTCAATAGAAATTACACATGCCTTCTCAAGTCCTTTCTCAATAATCGCTCAGATATCCCGAAGGAACGTAAGGTACTTATCGGCAATTCCAAGTAG
- the trxB gene encoding thioredoxin-disulfide reductase, with amino-acid sequence MYKTIVIGTGPAGLTAAIYLARANLEPLVIEGTQPGGQLTTTTEVENFPGFPDGILGTDLMDNMRKQAERFGAKFKSGRVSRVDLQSRPFRLFLESGETLISESVILSTGATANLLHIPNEHEYVGRGVSTCATCDGFFFRGKKVIVVGGGDSAMEEAHFLTRFAKEVRVVHRRNQLKASQIMQDRARQNEKIEWSLDRTPLEVIPGEKGVSGLKVRDNQTGDEEIFEADGIFVAIGHHPNTEFLDGQLLTDRQGYLIVKPRTSETSIPGVFACGDVQDPHYRQAITSAGSGAIAAMDCERFLEEISDRLIRK; translated from the coding sequence ATGTACAAAACAATTGTAATCGGTACTGGCCCAGCCGGATTAACTGCAGCGATCTACCTGGCAAGGGCGAATCTGGAGCCTCTTGTTATCGAAGGTACCCAACCTGGCGGACAACTGACTACGACTACAGAAGTTGAAAACTTCCCCGGCTTTCCAGACGGCATTTTGGGAACGGATCTGATGGATAATATGCGAAAACAAGCGGAGCGATTCGGAGCCAAGTTTAAATCCGGTCGGGTGAGCCGAGTAGATCTGCAGAGCCGTCCGTTTCGTTTGTTCTTGGAAAGCGGTGAGACGCTTATCTCCGAGAGTGTCATCCTCTCGACAGGGGCGACCGCGAATTTACTTCACATACCGAACGAGCATGAATATGTCGGAAGAGGCGTGAGCACTTGCGCTACATGCGACGGCTTCTTCTTTCGAGGCAAAAAGGTAATCGTTGTAGGCGGAGGCGATTCCGCGATGGAAGAAGCGCATTTCTTGACGAGGTTCGCCAAAGAAGTCCGTGTCGTGCACAGAAGAAACCAACTGAAAGCTTCTCAAATCATGCAGGATCGAGCACGGCAAAATGAAAAAATCGAATGGAGTTTAGATCGAACACCTCTCGAGGTTATCCCGGGCGAGAAGGGAGTGTCAGGACTTAAGGTGCGCGATAACCAAACCGGCGACGAAGAAATCTTCGAAGCGGACGGAATTTTCGTTGCGATTGGCCATCATCCGAATACCGAGTTTCTTGACGGACAGCTTCTGACCGATAGACAAGGATACTTGATTGTAAAGCCCAGAACATCGGAAACCAGTATTCCAGGCGTATTCGCTTGCGGTGACGTACAGGATCCTCATTACCGGCAAGCGATTACTTCGGCCGGAAGTGGAGCAATTGCTGCGATGGACTGCGAACGATTTTTAGAAGAAATCTCCGATAGGTTGATCAGGAAATAG
- a CDS encoding MFS transporter: protein MKKMLWVIFMMSTGTSFTSPLFPLYQEQYRLSSLQITILFAMYAVLLLPTLLIVGSRGSGWGLKRVLRISILLSILATLLFMASQQAWLVYGARMLEGIAYGSFTGTAVAFLLKQTSKEKAGKAILLSGMAVSVGFGLGPALAGLVIEYLHLMPLRAPFWLLTVLLLSAWFGLETLQDEDFQARKERRRAATASISLGVSNDIKPHFWSFSALPVFTLFTLNGTILSLIPSFVKNVIHTSNLAVSGLLILLLMGGGTMMQMLPLFKQPVVRLRIGIALLACGAWLVVLSGTSGSISLMWIGVLVQALGSGWTFQMSLRLAGELPNASERPKVITTYYFAGYIGFIVPIVGVGLLSYLFDLYVSLIVLNVLASLVVLYMLGYSVRFARYYAARNGTQTQAEDLPSKTGSQALQS from the coding sequence ATGAAGAAAATGTTATGGGTCATCTTCATGATGTCCACCGGAACTTCCTTTACGTCGCCTTTATTTCCGCTGTATCAGGAGCAGTACCGATTAAGCAGTCTGCAAATCACCATTTTATTCGCTATGTATGCGGTCTTGTTGCTGCCCACTTTGCTCATTGTCGGCTCCAGAGGAAGCGGTTGGGGATTGAAGCGGGTTCTTCGTATCAGCATCCTGTTGTCGATTCTGGCCACCCTTCTCTTTATGGCAAGCCAGCAGGCCTGGCTCGTTTACGGGGCGAGAATGCTGGAAGGAATCGCTTATGGAAGCTTTACGGGCACCGCAGTTGCGTTCTTGCTGAAGCAAACGTCCAAAGAGAAAGCGGGCAAAGCGATTCTGTTATCGGGTATGGCCGTTTCCGTTGGTTTCGGTCTAGGACCTGCCTTGGCCGGTTTGGTCATCGAGTATCTGCATCTGATGCCGCTGCGCGCGCCGTTTTGGCTTTTGACCGTTCTGCTGCTGAGCGCTTGGTTCGGCCTGGAAACGTTGCAGGACGAGGATTTTCAAGCCCGGAAGGAACGCCGTCGAGCGGCGACGGCATCGATCTCGCTCGGGGTGTCTAACGACATTAAGCCTCATTTCTGGTCGTTCAGTGCGCTGCCCGTTTTCACGCTGTTTACCTTGAACGGAACCATTCTCTCTCTGATTCCCTCGTTCGTGAAAAACGTGATTCACACTTCCAACCTTGCCGTGTCCGGTCTACTGATTCTGCTGCTTATGGGTGGCGGCACGATGATGCAAATGCTGCCTTTGTTCAAACAGCCGGTCGTACGCCTAAGGATCGGTATCGCTTTATTGGCTTGCGGAGCCTGGCTTGTCGTTCTCTCCGGGACGTCGGGAAGCATAAGCCTAATGTGGATCGGTGTGCTCGTTCAGGCGCTGGGCAGCGGTTGGACGTTCCAGATGAGCCTGCGACTGGCCGGCGAGCTTCCGAATGCATCGGAGCGGCCTAAGGTGATAACGACTTATTACTTTGCGGGTTACATCGGATTTATTGTTCCCATCGTGGGAGTCGGTCTCCTAAGCTACTTATTTGACTTGTACGTGTCCCTGATCGTCCTGAATGTTCTCGCTTCCCTGGTGGTTCTCTACATGTTGGGTTACTCCGTAAGGTTTGCTCGGTACTATGCTGCCAGAAACGGAACGCAAACTCAGGCGGAAGATCTTCCATCCAAGACGGGTTCGCAGGCCTTACAATCCTAA
- a CDS encoding Crp/Fnr family transcriptional regulator, with protein MNKLWYLSQISIFEEMTNEEMKEIDLLNTIRHFNWVPKDALVQTPDTILEGLSFVKKGKLKVYKLNDSGKQFTLGILTHGNMFGEINSFSFGTKDVYIEAIEPTLVCSISEAQFDRLMISRPNLALKFLKAVSERLKEREEQLEQIAFNGLRERVIHLLTMLSSKFGIIVDGYALIDLPLTHQEIANMLGVTREAVSGVMSGLVKDGVIKTSRKSVQVDAAMLTRSE; from the coding sequence ATGAATAAATTATGGTATTTATCTCAAATCAGCATTTTTGAAGAAATGACCAATGAAGAAATGAAGGAAATTGATTTACTAAATACCATTCGCCATTTCAATTGGGTACCGAAAGACGCATTGGTTCAAACACCTGATACTATTCTCGAAGGTCTTTCTTTCGTCAAAAAAGGCAAGCTAAAAGTATATAAATTAAATGACAGTGGGAAACAGTTCACTCTAGGTATATTGACTCATGGGAACATGTTTGGAGAAATCAATTCCTTTTCTTTTGGCACTAAGGATGTTTACATTGAAGCCATAGAACCAACTCTGGTTTGCTCAATATCCGAAGCACAATTCGACCGGCTAATGATAAGCAGACCGAATCTGGCGTTGAAGTTTCTAAAAGCGGTCAGTGAACGGTTGAAGGAAAGAGAAGAACAGTTAGAACAAATTGCATTTAACGGTCTCCGCGAACGGGTGATTCATCTGTTGACGATGCTTAGTTCAAAATTTGGTATCATCGTAGATGGTTATGCTTTAATCGATCTCCCTCTTACGCACCAAGAGATAGCCAACATGCTTGGTGTAACTCGGGAAGCCGTCAGTGGAGTCATGAGTGGGCTTGTGAAGGATGGAGTAATCAAAACGTCTCGTAAGTCTGTTCAGGTAGATGCCGCGATGCTAACCCGATCCGAATAA
- a CDS encoding MmcQ/YjbR family DNA-binding protein: protein MKNNFIEYCLNKKGAIKDYPLGSDPLAIKIEGKIFALFYEGKGFLNLKCDPVISQNLREQHEDVRPGYHMNKHHWNSIILEGSLPESDIFEMIDHSYNLVVKSLPKNIRESI from the coding sequence TTGAAAAATAATTTCATCGAATACTGTCTTAACAAAAAAGGAGCGATAAAGGATTATCCCTTGGGATCCGATCCACTCGCGATAAAAATTGAAGGTAAAATATTCGCTCTTTTTTATGAGGGAAAAGGGTTCTTGAACCTAAAATGCGATCCGGTGATTTCACAAAACTTGAGAGAACAGCATGAGGACGTTCGACCGGGGTATCATATGAACAAACATCACTGGAATTCGATTATTCTCGAGGGTTCTTTGCCAGAGTCGGATATCTTTGAAATGATTGACCACTCTTACAATTTGGTTGTTAAAAGCCTTCCTAAGAATATCCGGGAGTCTATTTAG
- a CDS encoding DMT family transporter, which produces MVNYKAWTFLIGANLFWAGNIIFGKLIVDEFPAEWTVFLRWVVGLILLIPIAQFIEKPSWYQIWRNNWVLIILLAALSIVLYTYLSYASLQFTSATNSALFTTLAPGLIMLFSLIFLREKVSAFQFIGLIISFIGVMIVLTRGNLLQLFHTPYNEGDAIMLFAVLCWAAYSLLLKKAKGIPPVTLVAMIALVGAILMIPFLFFHPIHSDKITSLGIVGVIYMGVFPSVGSFIFWNQGVKKLGASKAGITMNLIPVFTAIISVILGHALEMSQMLGGVMTISGMLLIAIKRKKVSPVAQQLGLKETI; this is translated from the coding sequence ATGGTGAATTATAAGGCTTGGACATTTCTGATCGGGGCTAATCTGTTTTGGGCCGGTAATATCATTTTTGGAAAATTGATTGTAGATGAATTTCCTGCTGAATGGACAGTTTTTCTAAGGTGGGTTGTTGGACTAATTCTTCTTATTCCCATTGCCCAATTTATTGAGAAGCCTTCATGGTATCAAATCTGGAGGAATAACTGGGTGTTGATCATTCTGCTAGCTGCTTTATCCATTGTGCTCTACACCTATCTCTCTTATGCTTCATTGCAGTTCACATCTGCGACGAATAGTGCTTTATTTACTACCCTTGCACCTGGTTTGATTATGCTCTTTTCGTTGATTTTCCTGAGAGAAAAAGTAAGTGCCTTCCAGTTCATTGGATTAATCATCTCGTTTATTGGTGTTATGATTGTGTTAACGAGAGGTAACCTGCTGCAGTTGTTTCACACTCCGTATAACGAGGGCGATGCAATCATGCTATTCGCTGTCTTATGTTGGGCTGCTTATTCATTGCTTCTAAAAAAAGCAAAAGGTATTCCGCCTGTGACATTGGTTGCGATGATTGCGCTGGTCGGTGCTATTCTAATGATTCCTTTTTTATTTTTCCATCCGATTCACTCCGACAAAATCACTTCTTTGGGGATCGTAGGAGTTATATACATGGGGGTGTTCCCGTCAGTCGGTTCGTTTATATTTTGGAATCAAGGTGTTAAGAAGCTAGGTGCGAGCAAGGCCGGCATAACGATGAATCTGATTCCTGTCTTTACAGCAATTATTTCGGTTATCTTGGGACATGCTTTGGAGATGTCGCAGATGCTCGGGGGAGTCATGACGATTTCCGGTATGTTATTGATTGCAATAAAACGAAAAAAGGTATCTCCCGTCGCTCAACAGCTAGGCCTGAAGGAAACAATTTAA
- a CDS encoding S-layer homology domain-containing protein, translated as MLVRTLARGTAVTGSAAPYEDVKQGAWYFGEVAIRKELGLLSLLKGNTFKPNQPLTREEMASMLAAVVTLEKLPMTKELVSLDGYKDVASIDPAYLEAIRTMVKLQIMTGINVDKFSPKGTTTRVQASTVFIRTLQKLGKID; from the coding sequence ATGCTCGTTCGAACTCTTGCACGCGGAACTGCTGTTACCGGCAGTGCAGCACCTTACGAAGATGTGAAGCAAGGCGCATGGTACTTTGGTGAAGTGGCAATAAGGAAGGAGCTTGGTCTGCTCAGTTTGCTGAAGGGAAACACCTTCAAGCCTAACCAACCGCTGACACGCGAGGAAATGGCGAGCATGCTGGCGGCCGTTGTTACGCTTGAAAAGCTGCCGATGACGAAAGAGCTTGTTAGTTTGGATGGTTATAAGGATGTAGCCAGCATTGATCCGGCTTACCTAGAAGCCATTCGCACGATGGTCAAACTTCAAATCATGACAGGCATCAATGTTGATAAGTTTAGTCCGAAAGGCACAACTACACGCGTGCAAGCTTCGACCGTGTTCATCCGAACCTTGCAAAAGCTTGGAAAGATAGATTAA
- a CDS encoding Ig-like domain-containing protein has translation MTIKEANNNPIPGHAVTLSQDSGNSTITAANGGVTDTSGQVTLPYLSSIRTAYHWTRIKSTPQRHPSCLKFCLRTEWRASAYRLAF, from the coding sequence GTGACGATCAAGGAAGCGAATAATAACCCGATCCCAGGACATGCGGTAACCCTCTCACAGGACAGCGGAAACTCGACCATTACGGCAGCGAACGGTGGAGTAACTGATACGAGTGGTCAAGTAACCTTACCATACCTGTCATCGATCAGAACGGCGTATCACTGGACCCGGATAAAATCGACACCACAAAGGCATCCGTCATGCTTGAAGTTTTGCCTAAGAACGGAGTGGCGTGCGTCAGCATACCGGCTAGCATTTTAA
- the nrdR gene encoding transcriptional regulator NrdR: protein MKCPYCDYAGTKVLDSRPANENKSIRRRRECEKCTRRFTTFEMVEETPLIVIKKDGSREEFSRDKILRGLIRACEKRPVSVDQLEIIVSEAEKELRTTAQAEVESREIGELVMSQLYPVDEVAYVRFASVYRQFKDIDMFMKELNSMLSKDN, encoded by the coding sequence ATGAAATGTCCGTATTGCGACTATGCTGGGACGAAAGTGCTCGATTCCAGACCCGCTAACGAAAATAAATCGATACGCCGCCGCCGTGAATGCGAGAAATGCACACGGCGGTTCACCACTTTCGAAATGGTGGAGGAAACGCCGCTAATCGTCATTAAGAAAGACGGCAGCCGGGAGGAGTTCAGCCGCGACAAAATTTTGCGCGGTCTCATCCGGGCTTGCGAGAAGCGTCCCGTATCGGTGGATCAGCTAGAGATTATCGTATCCGAAGCGGAGAAAGAGCTGCGGACAACGGCCCAGGCCGAGGTCGAGAGCCGAGAAATCGGTGAATTGGTCATGTCGCAGCTGTATCCCGTCGATGAAGTGGCTTATGTCCGCTTCGCTTCGGTATACCGGCAGTTCAAGGATATTGACATGTTCATGAAAGAGCTGAACAGCATGCTGTCCAAGGATAATTAA
- a CDS encoding alpha/beta-type small acid-soluble spore protein gives MANNSGSNQLVVPQASAALDQMKYEVAQELGISLPQDGYYGNISTKDAGSIGGSITRKLVQIAEQSLAGR, from the coding sequence ATGGCGAACAATAGTGGAAGCAATCAACTTGTAGTCCCACAAGCTAGCGCTGCATTAGACCAAATGAAATACGAGGTCGCTCAAGAGCTTGGTATTTCCCTTCCGCAAGATGGATACTATGGCAACATCTCTACAAAAGATGCCGGTTCCATCGGGGGCAGTATCACTCGTAAATTGGTCCAAATCGCAGAGCAATCTCTCGCAGGTCGTTAA